The following proteins come from a genomic window of Aphelocoma coerulescens isolate FSJ_1873_10779 chromosome 18, UR_Acoe_1.0, whole genome shotgun sequence:
- the NOG gene encoding noggin: MDHSQCLVTIYALVVLLGLRLEQGACQHYLHIRPAPSDNLPLVDLIEHPDPIFDPKEKDLNETLLRNLMGGHFDANFMAVSLPEDRLGVDDLAELDLLLRQRPSGAMPSEIKGLEFYDGLQPGKKHRLSKKLRRKLQMWLWSQTFCPVLYTWNDLGSRFWPRYVKVGSCYSKRSCSVPEGMVCKPAKSVHLTILRWRCQRRGGQRCTWIPIQYPIISECKCSC; this comes from the coding sequence ATGGATCATTCCCAGTGCCTTGTGACTATATACGCCTTGGTGGTTCTGCTGGGTCTCCGGCTAGAGCAGGGCGCCTGCCAGCACTATCTGCACATCCGACCGGCTCCCAGCGACAACTTGCCCTTGGTGGATCTAATCGAGCACCCGGACCCTATCTTTGACCCCAAAGAGAAGGATCTTAACGAGACCTTGCTAAGGAACCTCATGGGCGGACACTTCGACGCCAACTTCATGGCTGTTTCCTTGCCCGAGGACCGGCTCGGAGTGGACGATCTAGCTGAGCTGGACTTGCTGCTCAGGCAGAGACCCTCGGGAGCGATGCCCAGCGAAATCAAAGGGCTGGAGTTCTACGACGGGCTGCAGCCGGGCAAGAAGCATAGGCTAAGCAAGAAGCTGCGCAGGAAGCTGCAGATGTGGCTTTGGTCCCAGACCTTCTGCCCGGTTCTATACACGTGGAACGATCTCGGCAGCCGCTTTTGGCCCCGGTATGTCAAAGTGGGCAGCTGCTACAGTAAAAGGTCTTGTTCAGTCCCCGAAGGCATGGTTTGCAAACCTGCCAAGTCCGTGCATTTAACGATCCTGAGGTGGAGGTGCCAGCGCCGGGGCGGGCAGAGGTGCACATGGATACCCATCCAGTACCCCATCATTTCGGAGTGTAAATGCTCCTGCTAG